A portion of the Canis lupus baileyi chromosome 6, mCanLup2.hap1, whole genome shotgun sequence genome contains these proteins:
- the LOC140635358 gene encoding uncharacterized protein isoform X2 produces MIMKKKENVSLSSIGKETNGVWGPPGAENPSFNTFDASLTSIYSFADDLGYQGSQELTSEEDPSLPQSKRQKRSKVANVCMRKDKVKEEEDEEEAESATLPRRSLRVRRKLPLYSRACQLGQKKQPSTLGSSHSTPTSKTKSSRWSIAGFLQYLCSCCSWWCLRPGQDEQGDPYEEGPARNQENPNSNPL; encoded by the exons ATGatcatgaagaagaaagagaatgtgtCTTTATCTTCCATCGGCAAA gagACCAACGGAGTGTGGGGACCCCCAGGGGCAGAAAATCCGTCCTTTAACACCTTTGACGCATCCTTGACATCCATCTACAGCTTCGCTGATGACCTGGGCTACCAGGGGAGCCAGGAGCTGACCAGT GAAGAAGACCCCAGCCTGCCGCAGTCCAAAAGGCAGAAGCGGAGCAAGGTGGCCAATGTGTGCATGAGGAAGGATaaggtgaaggaggaggaggacgaggaagaGGCCGAGAGTGCCACTCTGCCCCGGCGATCCTTGAGGGTGAGACGCAAGCTGCCCCTGTACTCGCGGGCGTGCCAGCTGGGGCAGAAGAAACAACCTAGCACCCTGGGAAGCAGCCACAGCACGCCCACATCCAAGACCAAGTCCTCCCGCTGGAGCATAGCCGGCTTCCTCCAGTACCTGTGCAGCTGCTGTAGCTGGTGGTGCCTGAGGCCAGGGCAGGATGAGCAGGGTGACCCCTATGAGGAAGGTCCGGCCAGGAACCAGGAGAACCCCAACAGTAACCCTTTGTAA
- the LOC140635358 gene encoding uncharacterized protein isoform X1 produces MAAWHAREKRRGERPSSSISWHRCLRGPSESLDPPKISDTRSCWWTVICFLPNVDSKETNGVWGPPGAENPSFNTFDASLTSIYSFADDLGYQGSQELTSEEDPSLPQSKRQKRSKVANVCMRKDKVKEEEDEEEAESATLPRRSLRVRRKLPLYSRACQLGQKKQPSTLGSSHSTPTSKTKSSRWSIAGFLQYLCSCCSWWCLRPGQDEQGDPYEEGPARNQENPNSNPL; encoded by the exons ATGGCAGCATGGCATGCGAGGGAGAAGAGACGGGGAGAGAGGCCCAGCAGCTCGATCTCTTGGCACAGATGTCTGAGGGGCCCTTCTGAGTCCTTGGATCCCCCGAAAATCTCAGACACCCGAAGTTGTTGGTGGACTGTTATCTGCTTCTTACCAAATGTGGATTCCAAG gagACCAACGGAGTGTGGGGACCCCCAGGGGCAGAAAATCCGTCCTTTAACACCTTTGACGCATCCTTGACATCCATCTACAGCTTCGCTGATGACCTGGGCTACCAGGGGAGCCAGGAGCTGACCAGT GAAGAAGACCCCAGCCTGCCGCAGTCCAAAAGGCAGAAGCGGAGCAAGGTGGCCAATGTGTGCATGAGGAAGGATaaggtgaaggaggaggaggacgaggaagaGGCCGAGAGTGCCACTCTGCCCCGGCGATCCTTGAGGGTGAGACGCAAGCTGCCCCTGTACTCGCGGGCGTGCCAGCTGGGGCAGAAGAAACAACCTAGCACCCTGGGAAGCAGCCACAGCACGCCCACATCCAAGACCAAGTCCTCCCGCTGGAGCATAGCCGGCTTCCTCCAGTACCTGTGCAGCTGCTGTAGCTGGTGGTGCCTGAGGCCAGGGCAGGATGAGCAGGGTGACCCCTATGAGGAAGGTCCGGCCAGGAACCAGGAGAACCCCAACAGTAACCCTTTGTAA